One Gemella haemolysans ATCC 10379 DNA segment encodes these proteins:
- a CDS encoding MetQ/NlpA family ABC transporter substrate-binding protein, with product MKKIISFIASLAALLLILTACSSKTEAPKKEEKKEPVTVKVASHTSPMTDMLEMIKEDLKKDGYNLEIVKVSDNVQANVALNNKEVDANFFQHKPFMEQFNQKNNAKLVAVQPIYNATVSFYSKTLKDIKDLKDGADVAIPSDPTNLARALRLLDHAKVITLKDPNSFTVTEADIKDNPKHLKFTKVSLLNLNEAYNEKDLVFNYPTYISKLGLTPDKNGLALEKADDLTFAISLVAREDNKDDAKVQAVKKALASEKVKDYINKELKPKGHATPAF from the coding sequence ATGAAAAAAATAATTTCATTTATAGCTAGCTTAGCTGCTTTATTATTAATTTTAACAGCATGTTCAAGCAAAACTGAAGCACCTAAAAAAGAAGAGAAGAAAGAACCAGTTACTGTAAAAGTAGCTTCTCACACTTCTCCAATGACAGACATGTTAGAAATGATCAAAGAAGATCTTAAAAAAGATGGTTACAACTTAGAAATCGTTAAAGTTTCTGATAACGTTCAAGCTAACGTTGCATTAAACAATAAAGAAGTTGATGCTAACTTCTTCCAACACAAACCATTCATGGAACAATTTAACCAAAAAAATAATGCTAAACTTGTAGCAGTTCAACCTATCTACAACGCGACTGTATCATTCTACTCAAAAACTCTTAAAGATATTAAAGATCTTAAAGATGGTGCTGATGTAGCTATCCCTTCAGATCCAACAAACTTAGCACGTGCTTTACGTTTATTAGATCACGCTAAAGTTATTACTCTTAAAGATCCAAATAGCTTTACAGTAACAGAAGCGGATATCAAAGACAATCCAAAACACCTTAAATTTACTAAAGTAAGCTTACTTAACCTAAACGAAGCTTATAACGAAAAAGATTTAGTATTTAACTACCCAACTTACATCTCTAAATTAGGATTAACTCCTGATAAAAACGGTCTAGCACTTGAAAAAGCAGATGACTTAACATTCGCTATCTCACTAGTAGCTCGCGAAGATAACAAAGATGATGCTAAAGTTCAAGCAGTTAAAAAAGCATTAGCTAGCGAAAAAGTTAAAGATTATATTAACAAAGAACTTAAACCAAAAGGACACGCTACTCCAGCGTTCTAA
- a CDS encoding MetQ/NlpA family ABC transporter substrate-binding protein, producing MKKLLSFVASLLALVLVLTACSNQASDKKEEKKENKTIKVAAHVPPFTDMLELVKEDLQKEGYTLEIVKVSDNVQANVALANKEIDANFFQHEPFMKQYNEKNKTNLVAVAKVYNSIPAFYSKTVKNIKDLKDGADVAIPSDASNLARALRLLAHGGLITLNDPNSYNVTVKDIKDNPKHLKFTEVSLLNLSDAYAEKDLVFNYPTYIAKLGLTPMKDGLLMEDKADFTYAGVLAAREDNKDDAKIQAVKKALTSQKVKDFLQKNFEGKATAAF from the coding sequence ATGAAAAAACTATTATCATTTGTTGCTAGTCTTTTAGCTCTTGTACTTGTATTAACAGCATGTTCTAATCAAGCTAGCGATAAGAAAGAAGAAAAAAAAGAAAACAAAACTATTAAAGTTGCTGCACACGTTCCACCATTTACTGATATGTTAGAATTAGTTAAAGAAGATTTACAAAAAGAAGGATATACTCTTGAAATTGTAAAAGTATCTGATAACGTTCAAGCTAACGTTGCTTTAGCAAATAAAGAAATAGATGCTAACTTCTTCCAACATGAACCATTCATGAAACAATACAATGAAAAAAATAAAACTAACTTAGTAGCTGTGGCAAAAGTTTACAACTCAATTCCAGCATTCTACTCAAAAACTGTTAAAAATATTAAAGATCTTAAAGATGGTGCTGATGTAGCAATTCCATCTGATGCTTCAAATCTAGCTCGTGCATTAAGATTATTAGCTCACGGTGGATTAATTACATTAAACGATCCTAACAGTTACAATGTTACTGTAAAAGATATCAAAGATAATCCAAAACATCTTAAATTTACAGAAGTTAGTCTTTTAAACTTAAGTGATGCATATGCTGAAAAAGATTTAGTATTCAACTACCCAACTTACATTGCTAAATTAGGCCTTACACCAATGAAAGATGGACTTCTAATGGAAGATAAAGCTGACTTTACATACGCTGGTGTTCTTGCAGCTCGTGAAGATAACAAAGACGATGCAAAAATTCAAGCAGTGAAAAAAGCTTTAACTAGCCAAAAAGTTAAAGATTTCTTACAAAAGAATTTTGAAGGTAAAGCTACTGCAGCCTTCTAA
- a CDS encoding methionine ABC transporter permease → MIDLFKANYDGIMKAFWETNYMMIYSMLTVFFISLPLGIMLFSFSRDYLLKNRAVYEGLSIALNALRSVPFLIFVFILIPVNRFLFKTSFGNIAAILPLTLVGVSIYARFVEQALINVPKKIVDRAISMGATKIQIIRYFLLPATMDNLILSFTYTTISLLAYTTVMGVIGAGGLGEFAFRYGYQEYNYDLMYLIVIIFIVYVFIIQSIGYGLAKRFTNKKEK, encoded by the coding sequence ATGATTGATTTATTTAAAGCCAATTACGATGGTATTATGAAAGCATTTTGGGAAACAAACTATATGATGATTTACTCTATGTTAACAGTATTTTTCATTTCCCTGCCATTAGGTATTATGCTTTTTTCTTTCAGTCGTGATTATTTATTAAAAAATAGAGCAGTTTATGAAGGTCTTAGCATTGCACTTAATGCCCTACGTAGTGTTCCATTTTTAATTTTTGTATTCATACTAATTCCTGTAAATAGATTTCTATTTAAAACATCTTTTGGGAATATTGCAGCAATCTTGCCGCTTACTCTTGTTGGTGTAAGTATTTATGCACGTTTTGTTGAACAAGCCCTTATTAATGTTCCTAAAAAAATTGTAGATAGAGCTATAAGTATGGGAGCTACAAAAATTCAAATTATTAGATACTTCTTATTACCTGCTACAATGGATAACTTAATCTTATCATTCACCTATACTACTATTAGTTTACTAGCGTATACTACTGTAATGGGTGTAATCGGAGCAGGTGGACTTGGTGAATTTGCATTTAGATATGGATATCAAGAATACAATTATGATCTGATGTATTTAATAGTAATAATATTTATTGTATATGTATTTATTATTCAATCTATAGGTTATGGATTAGCTAAACGTTTTACAAATAAAAAGGAGAAATAA
- a CDS encoding ATP-binding cassette domain-containing protein has translation MIVQLKNVSKQYKDANFKLENISFDINKKEVIGIIGRNGTGKSTILKMINGIVSYDSGDILYKNSSIKSMDASTLRNTRKNLAYIFQHSNLIDNKSVYYHLSLVYKLNKVSVDKKKIDDILEFMNITRLKNSLCGSLSGGEQQKVAIAMALLQEPEVLLCDEISSALDTNSEKEIFALLNKLRTTTDISIVMISHSLSLLKNFCDRVVVIDDSTIKDIVVPNKNAKDDYDSNYYNYVKEFLLND, from the coding sequence ATGATAGTTCAATTAAAAAACGTATCAAAACAATATAAAGATGCTAACTTCAAATTAGAAAATATATCATTTGATATCAATAAGAAAGAAGTTATTGGAATTATCGGAAGAAATGGTACAGGTAAAAGTACTATTCTCAAGATGATCAACGGGATTGTTTCATATGATAGTGGAGATATACTTTATAAAAACTCTTCTATAAAATCTATGGATGCAAGCACCCTTAGAAATACTAGAAAAAATCTAGCATACATATTCCAACACTCTAATCTTATTGATAATAAAAGTGTATATTATCATTTAAGTTTAGTATACAAACTAAATAAGGTTTCTGTTGATAAAAAGAAAATAGATGATATTCTTGAATTCATGAATATTACAAGACTAAAAAATAGTCTTTGTGGTAGCTTAAGTGGTGGTGAACAACAAAAGGTCGCTATTGCTATGGCACTACTACAAGAACCTGAAGTTCTACTTTGTGATGAAATCAGTTCTGCTTTAGACACTAATAGTGAGAAAGAGATTTTCGCTCTTCTAAACAAACTACGAACTACAACTGATATTTCGATTGTTATGATTTCACACAGTCTTTCATTATTGAAGAACTTCTGTGACAGAGTAGTAGTTATCGATGATTCTACTATAAAAGATATTGTCGTACCTAACAAAAATGCAAAAGACGATTACGACAGTAATTACTATAACTACGTAAAGGAGTTTTTATTAAATGATTGA
- a CDS encoding LacI family DNA-binding transcriptional regulator: protein MKKLTIVDIAKMAGVGTTTVSRYFNGGNLKKETRERIKEIVDKYNYTPNTFAKALKSIDSKIIGVIVPCLHSYISGNTLKYLDKELKENNYETLIMNTNFDENKQLEYIKKLARMNVDGIVLLPTTMSKAYESTIKSIDVPVVMLGQEGEYTYSVEYNDFNAARDLTYYVLSSGHKKVAYLGVSEDDIAVGYYRKLGVLRALEKYNLEPENILITNFGMEEGYEIVKENIEKLKEDSCLICATDNLAYGAIKALEEEGLNVGEDYSVAAFGDYTSSALLKSPLTTIKFDLKDAAKQTVEMLLNVIKKEETAMKLLIGYELKTRDSVVDLNKMENKND, encoded by the coding sequence ATGAAAAAATTGACAATAGTAGATATAGCAAAAATGGCCGGAGTAGGTACTACTACTGTCTCTAGATATTTTAATGGTGGAAATTTAAAAAAAGAAACAAGAGAAAGAATTAAAGAAATAGTAGATAAATACAATTATACGCCAAACACTTTTGCTAAAGCGTTAAAAAGTATTGATAGTAAAATTATAGGAGTGATTGTTCCATGTTTGCACTCTTATATCAGTGGAAATACTTTAAAATACCTTGATAAGGAATTAAAAGAAAATAATTATGAGACACTAATAATGAATACCAATTTTGATGAGAATAAGCAATTGGAATATATAAAAAAATTAGCGCGAATGAATGTAGATGGAATTGTTTTATTACCTACTACAATGAGTAAAGCTTATGAAAGTACTATTAAATCTATAGATGTTCCTGTTGTTATGTTAGGACAAGAAGGCGAGTATACATATAGTGTTGAGTACAATGACTTCAATGCTGCTAGGGATTTAACGTATTATGTATTATCAAGCGGTCATAAAAAAGTAGCTTACTTAGGTGTCAGTGAGGACGATATTGCAGTAGGATACTATAGAAAATTAGGGGTTCTAAGAGCATTAGAAAAGTATAATCTAGAACCAGAGAATATATTAATTACTAATTTCGGAATGGAAGAAGGCTATGAAATAGTAAAAGAGAATATTGAAAAGTTAAAAGAAGATAGTTGTTTAATTTGTGCAACTGATAATTTGGCTTATGGAGCAATAAAGGCTCTTGAAGAAGAGGGTTTAAATGTAGGTGAAGATTATTCTGTAGCGGCATTTGGAGATTATACTTCATCTGCATTATTAAAATCACCGTTAACAACGATAAAATTTGATTTAAAAGATGCGGCTAAGCAGACGGTAGAAATGTTATTAAATGTAATAAAAAAAGAAGAAACAGCTATGAAACTATTAATTGGTTATGAATTAAAAACGAGAGATAGTGTAGTTGATTTAAATAAGATGGAGAATAAAAATGACTAA
- a CDS encoding Cof-type HAD-IIB family hydrolase, protein MTKIKAIFFDIDGTIRSFKTKTIPENTVNTLKKLKEQGIKIFIATGRAPFHTTFLNDLLDFKFDGYITINGQYCYLENGEVLNDKILSQEDIKNVLPYFKENKIACDFALLDGAFMNLKNSRVKWLEDELGDPERFKEDPLAYDKAISEKIYQLNVFVSEEEEAGFLAYMPTSKAARWTTHFTDVIPKDGGKNTGIDAVIAHFGIKLEETMAFGDGGNDIDMLKHAGIGVAMGNAGENVKEIADYITTSVDDDGITNALKHFNVI, encoded by the coding sequence ATGACTAAAATAAAAGCAATTTTTTTTGATATTGATGGTACAATAAGAAGTTTTAAAACAAAAACAATTCCAGAAAATACAGTAAATACTTTAAAAAAATTAAAAGAACAGGGGATAAAGATTTTCATAGCTACAGGAAGAGCACCATTTCATACTACATTTTTAAATGATTTATTAGATTTTAAATTTGATGGCTATATTACGATAAATGGTCAATATTGCTATTTAGAAAATGGTGAAGTTTTAAATGATAAGATATTATCTCAAGAAGATATAAAAAATGTCCTTCCTTATTTTAAGGAAAATAAGATTGCGTGTGACTTTGCTTTACTAGATGGTGCATTTATGAATTTGAAAAATTCAAGGGTAAAATGGTTAGAAGATGAGCTAGGAGATCCAGAGCGTTTTAAAGAAGATCCGTTAGCATATGATAAAGCAATTAGTGAAAAAATCTATCAGCTTAATGTCTTTGTATCAGAAGAGGAAGAAGCGGGCTTTTTAGCATATATGCCTACTTCAAAAGCAGCAAGATGGACTACTCATTTTACTGATGTCATTCCAAAAGATGGTGGAAAAAATACTGGAATTGATGCGGTTATCGCGCACTTTGGTATTAAATTAGAGGAAACTATGGCATTTGGTGATGGTGGTAATGATATAGATATGCTTAAACATGCTGGAATAGGTGTAGCGATGGGAAATGCTGGAGAGAATGTTAAAGAGATTGCAGATTATATCACAACAAGCGTAGATGATGATGGAATAACAAATGCGTTAAAACATTTTAATGTAATATAA